The segment CCGAGCATTGAAGGGTTATGGGTTATTGCAGAATGTTTACGAAGAAAAACAGTTTGTCGACGGGATTATGAAATGCGAATCGAAGGTGCTTGAAAGGATGGCCGCCTGATGGCTTTTTACACACCTATTGACAAGACCTCATCTGTGTTTTAATCCTGTATATTTATAATAATCATAACTGTCATGCCAAGCCACCGTTTTCCCCTTCTGTTATACATCTTTTATGGAAATATAGGACACATCCCATTTTCTTAACCTTCAGAGTTCCTTATTTGGTCTACCTATGGGCAATTCGGAAAGACTTCGAAATAAAATGGGATGTGTCCCCTCAGGCTATGAAAATAGGGACTTACGTTTGACTTTGATGTGGGTGAGCATGATCATGCCTGATTGCTTTTCAATGCTGGAATAAACCGCAATCTGCATGCTAAAATAGCGCACCTTATTCCCACGGAGAGAATTAATGGCTGAAGTGGTCCCTTTCAAGGGGGTTTTGTTCAATGTTCCCAAGGTGTCAAAAAGCTCAGGTGAAGAGCTTCTTGCGCCGCCCTATGATATCATTACTCCTGAAGACAGGCAGGCCTTATACGACAAGAGCCCTTATAACATTGTCAGAATAGACTTTGGCATCAAGAATCCGGAAGACAACGAGCAGGAGAACAGGTACTCAAGGGCAAAGGCATATCTTGAAAGCTGGCTGAAGGATGAAACGCTTGTTTCGAGCAGCAGGCCCGGGTTCTACTCTTATGAGGTGGCCTATACCATTCAGGGGGAAAAACTGACCTTGAGGGGATTTCTTGGGCTTGTAAAGCTTGAGGCCCTGGGGAAGGGCAATATCCATCCCCATGAATATACGCATTCAAAGCCCAAAAAAGACCGCCTGGACCTTATGCGGTATTGCGAGGCGAACATCAGCCCCATCTTTTCAATATATAACAGCCCCGAAAAAATAGCATCCGGAATACTTCAGGAGAAGGGCAGAGAGAAGCCCTATATAGAGGCAACGGATGCCAGCGGCTCTATTCATCGCCTCTGGCAGATCGATGACGTTAAGGCTGCTGCTGCAATCACTGCTGAATTGGCTGACAAGGCGGTCTTTATCGCTGACGGCCACCACCGGTACGAAACAGCCCTCGAATACCAGAAGGAGATGCAGAAAAAAGAAGGACCTTCTGACTCGCCGAGACCTTATGACTATGTGCTTATGTTCCTTGCGAACATGGCCGACGAGGGTCTCACGATCCTGCCGACGCACAGGCTGGTGAAAGACCTTCCTGCTGATGCGCTTGAACAGCTCTCAAATGACTTCGATATACAGGAGATGAAGATCAGTGATGATATCCTGGCTGCAATTGCCGGCAAGCGGGATGTTTATGGATTTTATACCGGAGGAGATACCTGGTACAGACTGAGCTATAAGGGCGAGGGCATTCATGGGGTGCCGCCGGCGCTCAAGGACCTTGATGTGACGATCCTCCATGATCTGATCTTCAAGCAGCTCCTGGATATTGAAAATGTTTCCTATGAAATGGATCTGCAGAAGTGCCTTCAGGCCGTTCAATCAGGTGATTTCAGCGCCGCCTTTTTTCTGAATCCTACGGGCGTTTATGACGTGGAGAGGGTTGCCCTTGCATCTCTCAGAATGCCGCCTAAGTCAACCTATTTTTATCCCAAGCTTATGACCGGTATGGTTTTGAATATCTTTAAAAATTCTTTATAACGGAGGTTCTCATGGCTTTACGCGTAGCAATTAACGGGTTTGGCAGGATTGGACGGAATTTTTTCAGGACAAGCAAAGGAGTTGCCGACTTTGAGATCGTCGCTATCAATGATCTTACTGATGCCCCGACCCTTGCACATCTTCTCAAATACGACTCAGTGCATGGCATATTCAATGCGGATGTGAAGGCAAAGGACAGCAGTCTCGTTGTGGACGGCAAGGAGATCAAAATAACGGCAGAGCGCTCACCCGAGAACCTGCCCTGGAAGGAACTCGGGATCGATATTGTGATCGAGTCCACAGGTCTCTTCACCGACAGGGAAAAGGCAGCAAAGCATATCGATGCGGGCGCGAAGTATGTTCTGATCTCTGCGCCTGCCAAGGAGCCTGACATCACGGTCTGCCTGGGCATCAACGAAGAGGACCTGGACCCGGCAAAGCACAAGATCATCTCAAACGCCTCCTGCACCACCAACTGCCTTGCCCCGATCGCCAAGGTCCTGCATAAGGAGTTCGGGATTGTCCGGGGCCTGATGACGACAATCCATTCCTATACCAATGACCAGCGGATCCTTGATCTGCCGCATAAGGACCTGAGAAGGGCCCGTGCAGCCGCGATCTCAATGATCCCCTCGACAACCGGCGCTGCCAAGGCAATCGGTCTGGTGCTGCCTGAGCTCAAGGGCAAGCTTGACGGTTTTTCGATGAGGGTCACGACCCCGAACGTCTCGGTAGTTGACCTCGTGGCAGAGATGCAGAAGGATGTTACTGCCGAGGAGATAAACGCTGCCATGAAGAAGTGGGCAGAGGGGCCGATGAAGGGTGTCCTGCAGTATGTCGATATCCCGCTCGTCTCGGTCGATTTCAACGGGAACCCGCATTCCTCGATATTCGATGCGACCCTCACCCGGGTCATGGAGGGCCGCATGGTCAAGGTCATATCCTGGTATGACAATGAATGGGGCTACAGCACGCGGCTTCGGGACCTGATCCTATACATCATCAAAAAAAGAGGGTAGCCGATGGCCGCGAAGAATGGCAATCCGATGCCGATCAAGGATGTTCTCGGGAAACTCGCTATTGATGATCTGAGGTTGAAAGGCAAACGGGTCTTTATCCGGGCAGATTTCAATGTGCCTCTTGATGATAACCTCAGGATAACGGATGACAGCAGGATTCGTTCGACCCTGGCCACGATCAACTATGCGATAGACGAAGGGGCGAGGGTCATCCTTGCGTCTCATCTTGGAAGGCCCAAGGGAAAGCCGGACCCCCGGTACAGCCTTGCCCCTGTTGCTAAGAGGCTTCAGCGACTGCTTGACAAGGACGTGGTATTTGCTTCCGACTGTATCGGTTCCCAGGTCGACAATATCGTTTCGAAGATGAAGGACGGTGATGTTGTCCTCCTCGAAAATCTGAGATATCATGCGGAAGAGGAGAAGAACGACGAGGATTTTTCGAAGAAGCTGGCAAGCCTCGCAGATTTTTTCATCAATGATGCCTTTGGCG is part of the Nitrospirota bacterium genome and harbors:
- a CDS encoding DUF1015 domain-containing protein, whose translation is MAEVVPFKGVLFNVPKVSKSSGEELLAPPYDIITPEDRQALYDKSPYNIVRIDFGIKNPEDNEQENRYSRAKAYLESWLKDETLVSSSRPGFYSYEVAYTIQGEKLTLRGFLGLVKLEALGKGNIHPHEYTHSKPKKDRLDLMRYCEANISPIFSIYNSPEKIASGILQEKGREKPYIEATDASGSIHRLWQIDDVKAAAAITAELADKAVFIADGHHRYETALEYQKEMQKKEGPSDSPRPYDYVLMFLANMADEGLTILPTHRLVKDLPADALEQLSNDFDIQEMKISDDILAAIAGKRDVYGFYTGGDTWYRLSYKGEGIHGVPPALKDLDVTILHDLIFKQLLDIENVSYEMDLQKCLQAVQSGDFSAAFFLNPTGVYDVERVALASLRMPPKSTYFYPKLMTGMVLNIFKNSL
- the gap gene encoding type I glyceraldehyde-3-phosphate dehydrogenase, whose product is MALRVAINGFGRIGRNFFRTSKGVADFEIVAINDLTDAPTLAHLLKYDSVHGIFNADVKAKDSSLVVDGKEIKITAERSPENLPWKELGIDIVIESTGLFTDREKAAKHIDAGAKYVLISAPAKEPDITVCLGINEEDLDPAKHKIISNASCTTNCLAPIAKVLHKEFGIVRGLMTTIHSYTNDQRILDLPHKDLRRARAAAISMIPSTTGAAKAIGLVLPELKGKLDGFSMRVTTPNVSVVDLVAEMQKDVTAEEINAAMKKWAEGPMKGVLQYVDIPLVSVDFNGNPHSSIFDATLTRVMEGRMVKVISWYDNEWGYSTRLRDLILYIIKKRG